One Micromonospora sp. WMMD1120 genomic region harbors:
- the ruvX gene encoding Holliday junction resolvase RuvX, with protein MAELTRGVRLGVDVGQVRVGVSRSDPSGILATPLVTLARDLTAAPDAVPSDLAELAALVAEHEAVEVVVGLPVNLAGKLGPAAVQVKAYADRLVDVIAPVPVTLTDERMSTVVASRRLAERGVRGKRQRAVVDQAAAVEILQSWLDAQRRRT; from the coding sequence GTGGCTGAGCTGACGCGTGGGGTGCGGCTCGGTGTGGACGTCGGTCAGGTGCGGGTGGGGGTCTCCCGGTCGGATCCGTCCGGGATCCTGGCAACGCCGCTGGTCACGCTGGCGCGCGACCTGACGGCGGCGCCGGACGCGGTGCCGAGCGATCTCGCCGAGTTGGCCGCGCTGGTGGCCGAGCACGAGGCCGTCGAGGTTGTCGTCGGTCTTCCGGTCAACCTCGCCGGCAAACTTGGCCCTGCGGCCGTCCAGGTGAAGGCGTACGCTGACCGACTGGTCGATGTGATAGCCCCTGTCCCGGTAACGCTCACTGACGAGAGGATGTCGACGGTGGTGGCTTCTCGTAGGCTTGCCGAGCGTGGCGTCCGAGGTAAACGTCAACGTGCGGTTGTCGATCAGGCGGCCGCGGTGGAGATTCTGCAGAGCTGGCTGGACGCGCAGCGGAGGCGGACGTAA